Part of the Leptolyngbya sp. KIOST-1 genome, GCTGATTGTGCGCCACGACGCCCGGGGAGTGCAGCGGGAGTTTTTCGCCTTTGTGGGGCGCATTCTCGGGCTGGTGGTCATTATTTCTATATTTGTGACCGGGGCCACCCTGGTGGTGCTGCGGCAACTGCTGATCAAACCGATTATGCTGCTGCGGCAGGATTTGATCGCCGCCGGTCGGGCCATTGGCGATGACTGCGACCCCCAAGCCCTGGCCTTTGCGTCGCTGCCCTACGCCAGCGCCGATGAGTTGGGGGATGTCATCGTCGCCTTTGAGCAAATGTTTGGGCAGATTACCGCTGCCGTGGCGACCCGCAAGCAGAGCGAAACCCGCTTTCGCACCCTGGTCGAGCAGGCGGTGGACGCATTTTTTGTGGTCGATGCCGGTGGACGGGTTCGGGACGTGAACCAGAACGCCTGCGATAGCCTGGGCTACAGCCGCGATGAACTGCTGCGCCTGAGCGTGACCGAGATTCAAACCACCTATAGCCAGAGCGACTTTGAGGCCATTTGGCAGCAGCTCAGACCCGGGGCACCGCTAACCCTTGAGGGCTGGCACCAGCGCAAGGATGGCCTGGGCTTTCCGGTGGAGGTACGGCTGGGGGTGCTTGACCTGGGCGGCGATCGCTACGGGCTGGCCCTGGCCCGCGACATTCGCGATCGCAGGGCCTCCGAAGCGGCCCAGGCTCGCCTGGCCGAAATCGGCGAGCTGGCAGCCATGATTGTCCACGAGGTGCGCAGTCCGCTGACCACGGTACTGCTGGGGCTGAATGCGTTTCGATCCCTGGATCTGCCCGATCGCTATCAGCGTCGCCTGGCCCTGGCGCTAGAGGAGTCTGAGCGGCTGCAAAAACTGCTCAACAGCATTTTGATGTATTCGCGCGATCCGGCCCTGGTGCTGGAGCCGATCGACATCAACAGCTTTGTGCAGCATCTGGCCGCCACCCTGGGGCAGAATGAGGGCGATCGCTTGCCGGCTCTGGCCGTAAAAACCCTGCCTTACCGGGTAATTGTCAGTGGCGATCGCGACAAGCTCAAGCAGGTGTTCATCAACCTGTTGACCAATGCCCGTGAGGCCTGCACCGCCACCGGAGCTATTACCTGGGCGGTGCGACCACCCGCGGCCGGACAGGTGTTCATCACCGTTCACAACGATGGGGAGCCCATCGCGCCCGAGGTCTTGCCCAAGCTAACCCAGCCGTTCTTCACCACCAAAGCCTCGGGCAACGGTCTGGGGTTAGCCATCACCAAGCGCATTGTCGAGGCCCATCAGGGGCAACTGAGCATTTCCTCCAGCCAGGATGGGACCGAAGTGACGGTAGCGCTCCCCCTGACCAGCGCCACCTGAGTCGCCTATTTCGCTGACCAGGGGGAGGACTTCAGTCGGCCAGCCCCTGGGCCGATGGCCGACTCATAGAGTCTGTTATCAATTAGCTGCCAAACGCCCAAAAATGAAGGGTTACAGCCCCTAGCCTGGTGTTTGGGTCGGGCGTGGCAAAGCTGGATATACCGAGCTTTTAGCCTCAATTGATGAGGCGCCCTAGAAAGCGTCCAGGTCGAGGGCTTTAGACCCCCCCTCTTCGATTAGCAGCAAAATTCTGCCCAGCTGGGACCAGATCAGCAAGCCGCACAGCAGGGTCATGGGGGCCCCCATGGCATAGGCCGCTTTGGTCGAAAAGCCAAAGAGCTCGATCCCGGAGGCTAAAAACACGCACACGCCAGCACAGATACCGAAGAAGGGAACCTGGAGCTGTGGCCCCCGCAGCGTTGCCAAAATGCGGGTAGACCGTTTGCTGTTCCATTCGCTAACCGACTGCTGTAGTGCGGTGCTAAAGGCATAGCCCGAAGTCACCGCAGCCAAAAAACCAGCCAGAAGTAAAACGTAGGGCGGTTGTGAGTACACAGGCTTAAAAACCGAAACAATAATTTACTTCCCCTGATTATAGGGGAGAGCTGCTCCTCAACCGACAGGTTTTTCGGGTAAATAGCAGTGGCAACCCTTGCCTGCAAGGCCAAGCCTGGATCTATGATCAGGGTTGCAGTGCCTGGCGCAGACCGCCGACCACTGGCACCAGTTGTTCAGCCCGCTCCAGGGAATAGTTCGTCAGGGCTCCCCAGGCAACCCCCAGCACCCGATCGAAGGTGATATCGTCTTTGACCAGGGTCCAGAGTCGCTGCACCTCCTGGGTATGGAGCCGGTCGTCCTCCGTGAGAGCCAGGACAAGCATTTGGCGCAGGTGCACGCCCTCCTCAGACATCAGGTACCGCAGGCCCAGCCCGGCAGTGGGCAGCAGGTCAAAGCCAGTGTCGCCGCGGGCGATCGCCAGCATGTTTTCCAACCGCTGCCACTGCAGCTGACCGTCCTGAAACAGCACCTCCAGCAGCCGCTGCCGGAGAGCCGGGGTTTCGCCCAGCAGCAGGCGGCGAGCCACGTAGGGGTAGGCCACATTGATAATCTTGAAGTCGGGATTGAGGCTCAAGGCCAGGCCCTCCTGGGTCACCAGGGAGCGAATGATCAGGGCAAACTTAGCCGGTACCCGAAACGGATACTCGTACATCAGCTCCGAAAACTGATCAGTAACCGTTTTAAAGTTAAAGTCGCTGACCCTGGAGCCCAGGGCATCGCCCAGTACTCGATTGAGGGCCGGCACAATGGGGCCGAGGTCGGTTTCGGGAGTTAAAAAGCCCAGTTTGACAAAATCCTGCCCCAGACTCTCAAAGTCCTGGTTGATCAGGTGCACGACAGCATCGACCAGGGTTTCCTTGGTAATCTGATCGAGCTGATCCATCATGCCGAAGTCGATGTAGGCCATCCGGCCATCGGCCATCGCAAACAGGTTGCCCGGGTGGGGGTCGGCGTGGAAGAAGCCAAACTCCAGCAGTTGGCGCAGCCCTGCCGTAACGCCAATTTCAATTAGACGATTGGGGTCCAGATTGTCTCGCTGCAGCGCTGCGGTGTCGGTGAGCTTACAGCCGTCAATCCACTCCAGGGTGAGCACCCGCTGACTACAGTAGGGCCAGTAGATGATCGGCACTTTGACGGTGGGATCCTCCTTAAAGTTGGCGGCAAACCGCTCCGCATTGCGGCCCTCATTGAGGTAGTCGATCTCCTCAAACAGCTTGGTGCCAAACTCATCGACGATCAGGGTCAGGTCGTGCCCCAGGTTGAGGGGCAAAAACCGGCCCAGCCAGCTGGCGGCCCAGCGCATCAGGTAGAGATCGCGGCACAGGACCGGACGCAGATTCGGTCGCTGCACCTTCACAGCCACCTCTTCGCCGGAAAACAGCCGCCCCCGATACACCTGCCCCAAGCTTGCCGCCGCTACCGGCAGCGGCGAGAGCTGGCTGAAAATTTCCTGGGGACTGTAGTCCAGCTCCGCCTCAACAATGGCCATCGCCTCGGCGGTTGGAAAAGGCGGCAGCTGGTCCTGGAGCTTGGTCAGCTCGTCGAGAAAATCCTGCCGCACCAGGTCGGGCCGAGTGGAAAGGGCCTGGCCGACTTTAATAAAGGTGGGGCCCAAATTGGTGAGCACCTGCCGCAGCTGGGCGGCGCGGCGCGGACGGTTTTGAGCTTCCTGCTTCAGCCAGCG contains:
- a CDS encoding ABC1 kinase family protein, which codes for MAATDPALLGTYDAGAIARYFRWRLITLGWRVLQISWWLGTFVLGLQTDRWLKQEAQNRPRRAAQLRQVLTNLGPTFIKVGQALSTRPDLVRQDFLDELTKLQDQLPPFPTAEAMAIVEAELDYSPQEIFSQLSPLPVAAASLGQVYRGRLFSGEEVAVKVQRPNLRPVLCRDLYLMRWAASWLGRFLPLNLGHDLTLIVDEFGTKLFEEIDYLNEGRNAERFAANFKEDPTVKVPIIYWPYCSQRVLTLEWIDGCKLTDTAALQRDNLDPNRLIEIGVTAGLRQLLEFGFFHADPHPGNLFAMADGRMAYIDFGMMDQLDQITKETLVDAVVHLINQDFESLGQDFVKLGFLTPETDLGPIVPALNRVLGDALGSRVSDFNFKTVTDQFSELMYEYPFRVPAKFALIIRSLVTQEGLALSLNPDFKIINVAYPYVARRLLLGETPALRQRLLEVLFQDGQLQWQRLENMLAIARGDTGFDLLPTAGLGLRYLMSEEGVHLRQMLVLALTEDDRLHTQEVQRLWTLVKDDITFDRVLGVAWGALTNYSLERAEQLVPVVGGLRQALQP
- a CDS encoding sensor histidine kinase, with product MAGQSPTLQSIGEFLTARLSKRIAYWVFLSIVVIEAVILVPSVMRREWELLNSLRSLSTAQVAGRLNAATLASLEDEMLIDHLQGLETNQVILGGAIYDQYGARVGSFGEAPQLTLAESEQRWRPDRYYRRQHRYDAPWDMPPLRGRYVLIVRHDARGVQREFFAFVGRILGLVVIISIFVTGATLVVLRQLLIKPIMLLRQDLIAAGRAIGDDCDPQALAFASLPYASADELGDVIVAFEQMFGQITAAVATRKQSETRFRTLVEQAVDAFFVVDAGGRVRDVNQNACDSLGYSRDELLRLSVTEIQTTYSQSDFEAIWQQLRPGAPLTLEGWHQRKDGLGFPVEVRLGVLDLGGDRYGLALARDIRDRRASEAAQARLAEIGELAAMIVHEVRSPLTTVLLGLNAFRSLDLPDRYQRRLALALEESERLQKLLNSILMYSRDPALVLEPIDINSFVQHLAATLGQNEGDRLPALAVKTLPYRVIVSGDRDKLKQVFINLLTNAREACTATGAITWAVRPPAAGQVFITVHNDGEPIAPEVLPKLTQPFFTTKASGNGLGLAITKRIVEAHQGQLSISSSQDGTEVTVALPLTSAT